A genomic segment from Gammaproteobacteria bacterium encodes:
- a CDS encoding ABC transporter permease subunit, translating into MDEQAKRLLEIAAQEAEVKGRSLWSDAWSRLLRNKAAMTSVIILSLMTLAVVFGPIIMKALFGFTFDHADWDLISAAPSLKTGHIFGTDAIGRDLFVRTLYGGRISLLVGVVATLVSLAIGITYGATSGFLGGRVDNLMMRFVDILYTVPFIFLVILLMVFFGRNIVLIFVAIGAISWLDMARIVRGQTLSLKGKEFIEASRAIGVSTPAIIRRHIIPNLLGIVVVYITLTIPRVILVESFLSFLGLGVQEPMTSWGALVNEGAQEMESAPWMLIFPGVFLAMTLFCFNFIGDGLRDALDPKDR; encoded by the coding sequence ATGGATGAACAGGCCAAACGCCTGTTAGAGATCGCTGCACAAGAAGCCGAAGTTAAAGGACGCAGTTTATGGTCAGACGCCTGGTCGCGTTTGTTGCGTAACAAAGCGGCAATGACCAGTGTAATTATATTGAGTCTGATGACCCTGGCGGTTGTGTTCGGGCCAATTATCATGAAAGCCCTATTCGGGTTTACCTTTGATCATGCCGACTGGGACCTGATCTCGGCCGCACCGAGTTTGAAAACCGGTCACATCTTCGGTACCGATGCGATCGGACGTGATTTGTTTGTGCGTACTTTGTATGGCGGACGAATTTCCTTATTGGTTGGGGTCGTGGCAACCCTGGTTTCACTCGCGATCGGAATCACCTACGGTGCAACCTCCGGATTTTTGGGCGGGCGTGTTGATAATCTAATGATGCGTTTTGTCGACATTCTTTACACCGTGCCGTTTATTTTCCTGGTTATTTTGTTGATGGTATTTTTTGGTCGCAACATTGTGTTGATCTTTGTGGCCATCGGTGCGATCTCCTGGCTGGATATGGCGCGTATCGTGCGTGGTCAAACCTTAAGTCTAAAAGGCAAAGAGTTCATTGAAGCTTCGCGCGCCATTGGCGTGTCAACCCCGGCGATTATTCGTCGACACATTATTCCGAATTTACTTGGCATAGTGGTGGTGTACATCACTTTAACCATTCCGCGAGTGATTCTGGTCGAATCCTTTTTAAGTTTCCTCGGACTCGGGGTGCAAGAGCCCATGACCTCCTGGGGCGCACTGGTGAACGAAGGTGCGCAGGAAATGGAAAGTGCCCCCTGGATGCTGATCTTCCCCGGCGTGTTCCTGGCCATGACCCTGTTTTGTTTTAACTTCATCGGTGACGGCTTACGTGACGCACTCGATCCCAAAGACCGCTAG
- the oppB gene encoding oligopeptide ABC transporter permease OppB, with the protein MLIYSLKRLLSALPTLFIMIAVAFFMIRVAPGGPFDTEKNLPPEIEANLLKAYNLDKPVHEQFWDYLVNLSKGDFGPSFQYKDYTVTELIQTGFPVSIKLGLSAMLLALFFGILAGTIAAVKQNSKTDHATMFFAMTGISIPNFVMAPILILVFAVMLKWLPAGGWGGGDLPHMVLPVIALALPQIAYISRLTRGSMVEVLRSNFIRTARAKGLSERAVIFKHALKPALLPVVSYLGPATAAILTGSVVIEQIFGVPGLGRYFVQGALNRDYTLVVGVIVFYGALIIVFNFLVDLIYGILDPKVRYA; encoded by the coding sequence TTGCTGATTTATTCCCTGAAAAGACTGTTGAGTGCATTGCCCACTCTGTTCATTATGATCGCAGTCGCATTTTTCATGATCCGGGTTGCCCCCGGCGGGCCGTTTGATACCGAAAAGAATCTGCCGCCCGAGATCGAAGCCAACTTACTCAAAGCCTACAATCTCGATAAACCCGTGCATGAACAGTTCTGGGATTATCTGGTTAACTTGTCCAAAGGCGATTTTGGCCCATCCTTTCAATATAAAGATTACACCGTAACGGAATTGATCCAGACCGGGTTTCCGGTTTCGATCAAGCTTGGCCTGAGTGCAATGTTGCTGGCACTGTTCTTCGGGATTCTTGCGGGCACGATTGCCGCGGTTAAACAAAACAGTAAGACCGATCACGCCACAATGTTTTTTGCCATGACCGGGATCTCAATACCCAACTTTGTAATGGCGCCAATTCTAATTCTGGTATTTGCGGTGATGTTGAAATGGTTACCCGCCGGTGGCTGGGGCGGGGGCGATTTGCCTCACATGGTGTTGCCCGTAATTGCTCTGGCCTTGCCCCAGATCGCCTACATCTCGCGACTCACCCGCGGCAGTATGGTGGAAGTGTTACGCAGTAATTTCATTCGCACGGCACGCGCCAAAGGATTATCTGAACGTGCGGTAATTTTCAAACACGCCTTAAAACCCGCCTTGTTACCCGTGGTGTCTTATCTGGGTCCGGCCACCGCCGCTATCCTGACCGGCTCCGTGGTAATTGAACAGATCTTTGGCGTGCCGGGTTTAGGCCGCTACTTTGTACAAGGCGCTTTGAACCGAGACTACACTCTGGTGGTCGGGGTGATCGTCTTTTATGGCGCTTTGATCATTGTGTTTAATTTCCTGGTCGACTTGATCTACGGCATCCTGGATCCGAAAGTGAGGTACGCATGA
- a CDS encoding DUF1499 domain-containing protein, whose translation MLNIFLIILFLLAAAVCILFIKRGKASSNNKAIGVIDGKLAPCSSKPNCVCSEFPDNASHYVEPINVKGVNTGQHFYRLRKAIEACGGKIQIDTDDYVAATFTSRIFKFVDDVEIRLDKEAQKLHIRSASREGFSDLGVNRKRVAKIIDAYKR comes from the coding sequence ATGCTTAATATTTTTCTAATTATTTTATTTTTACTCGCAGCGGCGGTATGTATCTTGTTTATTAAACGCGGAAAAGCATCCAGTAATAATAAAGCGATCGGGGTTATTGATGGCAAGCTGGCGCCATGCAGCAGTAAGCCTAATTGTGTGTGTAGTGAGTTTCCAGACAACGCTTCGCATTATGTTGAGCCCATTAATGTCAAAGGGGTGAATACCGGCCAGCATTTTTATCGCTTGCGAAAAGCCATTGAAGCGTGTGGTGGAAAAATTCAGATAGACACCGACGATTATGTTGCTGCAACTTTCACTTCAAGAATATTCAAGTTTGTGGATGACGTGGAGATTCGTCTGGACAAAGAAGCACAAAAATTGCATATCCGTTCAGCCTCACGCGAGGGATTTAGTGATCTTGGTGTGAATCGCAAACGCGTTGCAAAAATAATCGACGCCTATAAACGATAA
- a CDS encoding diguanylate cyclase — protein sequence MDSKPPQAELATTVLDIGIFDYAAIGIAYLDTSKRFLRANRRLQELLGYKDTDLKTLNLDDIVHPEDRATLDSAVQEVLDYTRKKLDLELRCFDAKGYIKNVRLLLSVFGSSQYPTPYLIALIEPASSVLTDKPDALYDRKLFETIAENVPTTVWLASIDMKTLHYVNQAFLDTWGISKQQVASGEANNLLDRVHPDDQEKVRELIENGPGENDSYVHNFRLLHEDGSVRYLEDRGTILRDARGEARFVLGTHRDMTERVTYTSKLETLNQELQEAYEQVTRLNQYDPLTGAMNRRAILKNIANSFYQFKRYEIPASIIYIDLNRFKEVNDDHGHLAGDMVLKNFVQTMQERIRESDVLGRMGGDEFLLLLPGTTGDNAIQFLNKAPQSFDTSIEDGKILRLHFAAGIAELDYTMQSLDAWIDVADQNMYQQKNG from the coding sequence ATGGACAGCAAACCACCACAAGCTGAACTTGCCACCACGGTACTTGATATCGGGATCTTTGACTATGCCGCAATTGGTATAGCTTATCTCGATACCAGCAAACGTTTTCTGCGTGCCAACCGGCGCTTACAAGAATTACTTGGTTATAAAGATACAGACCTCAAAACCCTAAACCTGGACGATATCGTGCATCCCGAGGATCGCGCTACCCTGGACAGCGCGGTGCAGGAAGTGTTGGACTACACCCGCAAAAAACTGGATCTGGAATTACGCTGTTTTGATGCCAAGGGATACATCAAGAATGTACGTTTGTTATTAAGCGTATTCGGCAGCTCGCAATACCCTACCCCGTATTTGATTGCTTTGATCGAACCCGCCAGTTCGGTTTTGACAGATAAACCCGATGCCTTATACGATCGCAAGTTATTCGAGACTATTGCAGAAAATGTTCCCACCACTGTGTGGCTTGCCAGTATCGATATGAAAACCCTGCATTACGTAAATCAGGCCTTTTTGGATACCTGGGGTATCAGTAAACAACAAGTGGCAAGTGGTGAAGCCAATAATCTCCTGGATCGTGTGCACCCGGATGACCAGGAAAAGGTTCGTGAATTGATCGAGAATGGTCCAGGCGAGAACGACAGCTATGTGCATAACTTTCGCTTGTTGCACGAAGATGGCAGTGTAAGATATCTTGAAGACCGCGGCACAATACTACGCGACGCACGCGGTGAGGCGCGCTTTGTACTTGGCACACACCGCGATATGACCGAGCGCGTGACTTACACTTCAAAACTTGAAACCCTGAATCAGGAATTGCAGGAAGCGTACGAACAAGTCACGCGCCTGAACCAGTACGACCCATTGACTGGCGCCATGAATCGTCGCGCCATATTAAAAAATATTGCCAATTCGTTTTATCAATTCAAGCGCTACGAAATTCCGGCAAGTATTATCTATATCGATCTCAATCGTTTTAAAGAAGTGAATGATGACCATGGACATTTGGCCGGTGACATGGTGTTAAAAAATTTCGTGCAAACCATGCAAGAGCGTATCCGTGAATCGGATGTGCTTGGCCGTATGGGCGGTGATGAATTCCTGTTGTTATTACCAGGAACCACGGGTGACAACGCCATTCAGTTTTTAAACAAGGCACCGCAGTCTTTTGATACCAGTATTGAAGATGGCAAGATACTGCGATTGCATTTTGCCGCCGGAATTGCCGAGCTGGATTACACCATGCAAAGTCTGGACGCCTGGATCGATGTCGCTGACCAGAATATGTATCAGCAAAAAAACGGCTAA
- a CDS encoding S8 family serine peptidase, with the protein MGLSAQAGDKERYIITYDSNSSDLKKGHAVKAQGKNWFAVELDEKGKSAIKMKKGFKKIEVDAKRFPMGIYNDDAGDPVTQQLTPYAVYQSQANQLTLGSGQKVCVIDSGLDMSNSDFTWSNITGDNDSGTGNWDEHGGPHGTHVAGTVGAADNGYGVVGMAPGVPMHIIKVFNASGWGYSSDLAHAASLCDTAGANIITMSLGGGAANSTEENAFINFTNGGGLVLAAAGNDGNSVRSYPAGYKSVMMIGANDGDNNIADFSQFPSDTITTGRGKKRTTETDDGYGVEVTAGGVDTLSTYPAGLASLSSLTVDSAGVASAATDNTGTVSGETHFMGTAEAVDAGALGKICVIDRGAISFAAKADNCAASGGIGAIVVNNVSGVVYMDITGTAATFPIVGAALEDRAAIVGSTTASIESGASDYGYMSGTSMATPAVAGVAALVWSNHSSCTGSEIRAALKATADDQGASGRDDYFGYGIVKAKDASDYLTANACGGGEPPPPPPPPPSGDLTADGSRSKGGSQLNITWSGFSSSNVDISISGQGFTEANDGAASFSGADKRTTYTISVCEAGTTTCAPDFTL; encoded by the coding sequence ATGGGACTCAGTGCCCAGGCTGGTGATAAAGAAAGATACATAATTACTTACGACAGTAATTCCTCAGATCTGAAAAAAGGTCATGCCGTAAAAGCACAAGGCAAAAACTGGTTTGCCGTTGAGCTGGATGAGAAAGGCAAAAGCGCTATTAAAATGAAAAAAGGCTTCAAAAAGATTGAAGTCGATGCGAAACGTTTTCCTATGGGAATTTACAACGACGACGCCGGTGACCCGGTCACCCAACAGTTGACTCCATATGCAGTCTACCAATCACAAGCCAATCAACTCACTCTGGGCTCCGGTCAGAAAGTGTGTGTGATCGATTCCGGTCTGGACATGTCGAACAGCGATTTTACCTGGAGCAATATCACAGGTGACAATGATTCGGGAACAGGCAACTGGGATGAACACGGCGGCCCACACGGCACTCACGTTGCTGGCACCGTCGGTGCAGCCGATAATGGATATGGCGTAGTGGGTATGGCTCCGGGTGTTCCGATGCACATCATCAAAGTCTTCAATGCCTCCGGTTGGGGCTATTCTTCTGACCTGGCTCACGCGGCCAGTCTGTGTGATACGGCTGGTGCTAATATTATCACCATGAGTCTGGGTGGAGGCGCTGCCAACAGTACCGAAGAAAATGCCTTCATCAATTTCACCAACGGCGGTGGTCTGGTCTTGGCAGCAGCCGGCAATGACGGCAACAGTGTGCGTTCTTATCCGGCCGGTTATAAGTCGGTCATGATGATCGGTGCGAACGATGGTGATAACAATATTGCCGATTTCTCACAATTCCCTTCAGACACAATCACCACCGGGCGTGGCAAAAAACGTACCACCGAAACCGACGATGGTTATGGCGTAGAGGTGACCGCTGGAGGGGTAGACACGTTATCCACGTACCCTGCGGGCTTGGCATCACTTTCCAGTTTAACGGTGGATAGTGCAGGCGTTGCGTCGGCTGCCACCGATAATACGGGCACGGTTTCCGGTGAAACCCATTTCATGGGAACTGCTGAAGCCGTTGATGCGGGTGCTTTGGGTAAAATCTGTGTCATCGATCGCGGCGCTATCTCTTTTGCGGCCAAAGCGGATAATTGTGCTGCGTCCGGAGGGATTGGCGCAATCGTGGTCAACAATGTGTCGGGTGTGGTGTATATGGATATCACCGGGACAGCGGCTACATTCCCGATAGTTGGGGCGGCCCTGGAAGATCGTGCCGCAATTGTTGGTTCAACTACGGCAAGTATAGAATCCGGTGCGAGTGACTACGGTTACATGAGTGGTACTTCCATGGCGACCCCTGCTGTAGCGGGAGTGGCTGCTCTGGTCTGGTCAAATCATTCGAGCTGCACCGGCTCCGAGATTCGAGCAGCACTTAAAGCAACGGCTGATGATCAAGGCGCTTCGGGTCGTGATGACTACTTTGGCTACGGAATTGTTAAAGCCAAAGATGCCAGTGATTATTTAACCGCAAACGCTTGTGGCGGCGGCGAGCCTCCACCACCTCCACCGCCACCACCATCGGGTGACCTGACCGCGGATGGGTCACGCTCCAAAGGTGGTTCGCAATTAAATATCACCTGGTCTGGTTTTAGCAGCTCGAATGTAGACATCTCCATCAGTGGGCAGGGTTTTACTGAAGCCAATGATGGTGCAGCCTCATTCAGTGGGGCCGATAAACGCACTACGTACACCATCAGTGTATGTGAAGCGGGCACCACGACCTGTGCACCGGACTTCACTTTGTAA
- a CDS encoding S8 family serine peptidase, with translation MNNSLPILKSICIASLIAMGMSVQAEAPERYIVKHDKSPKANSLKKEFKNKKRIKVEGDDWFAIELDEAGKKALKTKGGIKSIEIDPKRFPMAIYNDSAGDPNVTQVTPYGYFQAQADQVNLQSSGVKVCVIDSGIAGKQGETGGRNNDFDWGVITGDNDSGTGDWDADGGPHGTHVAGTVGAEDNNFGVIGMAPGVPMHIIKVFNDAGWGYSSDLAHAANLCAAAGANVINMSLGGGGANSTEENAFENFVANDGLVLAAAGNSGNSIRSYPAGYDAIVMVGAVDADNNIASFSQYPSCNTAGTNCVELSAGGVSTLSTVPSGGGVNASLVADGTTYSVNAMENEGNATAATYNFGLGNATDNGADGKICIIERGNISFHDKTLNCENSGGIGAVIYNNQAGNFNGTLGATNNTSIPVVSAAQADGPALLNSSTATVDVTGSAYDYFSGTSMATPTAAGVAALVWSNYPDCTGEDIRDALKASAEDQGSNGPDRFYGHGIVKAKAAYDFLATSACGGTPPVNEPPVASFSATCNDLACDFDASGSTDTNNNITSYAWDYGDGNTDSGVSRSHTFSEAGTYSVTLTVTDSDGASDSTSQTVTVNEPVPNVSPTASFTVYCTDLDCTFTDSSSDSDGTIASHSWSFGDGGSSTSTNPNHSYAAEGTYTVVLTVTDDGGLTDTFTNEEVTVTASNTPQVPAAPTNLTANSVKEGKGKKATIISVTLNWTDNADNEDGFVVERCIETGKGKSKSCIFASYATVGANIATYTDTNPESNVKYRVKAFNGTGDSAYTNTIKP, from the coding sequence TTGAATAATTCACTTCCCATACTTAAATCCATATGTATTGCTTCGCTCATTGCCATGGGCATGTCGGTACAAGCAGAAGCACCTGAACGCTATATTGTGAAACACGATAAAAGTCCAAAAGCCAATTCGCTGAAAAAAGAATTTAAAAACAAAAAACGCATCAAAGTGGAAGGCGATGACTGGTTTGCCATAGAGCTGGATGAGGCTGGTAAAAAAGCTTTAAAAACCAAAGGTGGCATCAAGTCGATCGAAATCGATCCCAAACGCTTTCCCATGGCAATCTATAACGACAGTGCCGGTGACCCGAATGTCACTCAGGTAACTCCTTATGGATATTTCCAGGCCCAGGCGGATCAGGTAAATTTACAAAGCAGTGGCGTGAAAGTTTGTGTGATCGATTCGGGCATCGCGGGTAAGCAAGGCGAGACTGGCGGACGTAATAACGATTTTGACTGGGGCGTGATCACCGGCGATAACGACTCGGGTACGGGTGACTGGGACGCCGATGGTGGCCCACACGGAACTCATGTGGCCGGTACCGTGGGTGCTGAAGATAACAATTTCGGCGTGATCGGCATGGCGCCGGGCGTCCCGATGCATATTATTAAAGTATTCAACGACGCAGGTTGGGGTTACTCCTCTGATCTCGCACATGCGGCCAATTTGTGTGCAGCCGCTGGCGCCAATGTGATTAATATGAGCCTGGGTGGCGGAGGTGCCAATAGCACCGAAGAAAATGCCTTTGAGAATTTTGTTGCCAATGACGGTCTGGTCTTGGCAGCCGCAGGTAATAGTGGCAACAGCATCCGCTCTTATCCCGCTGGTTACGACGCGATCGTTATGGTTGGTGCGGTTGATGCCGACAACAATATCGCCAGTTTTTCCCAGTACCCGAGTTGTAATACCGCTGGCACCAACTGCGTTGAACTCTCGGCCGGGGGTGTGTCCACTTTATCGACCGTCCCTTCGGGTGGCGGGGTAAATGCCAGTCTGGTGGCAGATGGAACAACGTATTCGGTAAATGCAATGGAAAATGAAGGTAATGCCACTGCAGCAACTTATAACTTTGGTCTGGGTAATGCAACTGACAATGGCGCTGATGGCAAGATTTGTATTATCGAACGTGGCAACATTTCGTTTCATGACAAAACTTTAAACTGTGAAAACTCTGGTGGCATTGGCGCGGTTATTTACAACAATCAGGCTGGTAATTTCAATGGCACCCTAGGCGCAACAAATAACACCAGTATTCCAGTGGTGTCTGCAGCACAAGCCGATGGTCCAGCCCTACTCAACTCATCTACGGCCACAGTGGATGTGACTGGTAGCGCTTACGATTACTTCAGTGGCACATCCATGGCCACCCCGACTGCGGCCGGGGTAGCGGCGCTGGTGTGGTCAAACTATCCAGACTGTACTGGTGAAGACATTCGCGACGCTCTTAAAGCTTCTGCAGAAGACCAGGGAAGCAACGGCCCCGATCGTTTTTACGGTCATGGCATCGTGAAAGCCAAAGCGGCGTACGATTTCCTGGCAACATCTGCATGTGGTGGAACTCCGCCGGTTAATGAACCTCCGGTCGCCAGCTTTAGTGCAACATGTAATGATCTGGCTTGTGATTTTGACGCCTCAGGCAGCACAGATACGAATAACAATATCACTAGTTACGCTTGGGATTACGGTGACGGCAATACTGACAGTGGTGTGTCTAGAAGTCATACTTTCTCGGAGGCCGGCACATATAGCGTCACCCTGACCGTGACCGACAGCGATGGTGCCAGTGACAGCACTTCCCAGACTGTTACTGTGAACGAGCCTGTGCCAAACGTGTCACCAACGGCCAGCTTCACTGTCTATTGCACCGATCTGGATTGCACCTTTACTGATAGCAGCAGTGACTCAGATGGCACTATCGCTTCACATTCCTGGAGCTTTGGTGACGGCGGTAGTTCAACAAGCACCAATCCTAACCACTCCTATGCAGCAGAAGGAACTTATACTGTAGTACTGACTGTGACCGACGATGGCGGATTAACGGATACTTTCACAAATGAAGAAGTAACCGTTACTGCATCAAACACGCCACAAGTGCCAGCAGCGCCCACCAATTTAACTGCAAATAGCGTAAAAGAAGGTAAGGGTAAAAAAGCTACGATCATTTCTGTCACCCTGAACTGGACCGATAATGCTGACAATGAAGATGGGTTTGTCGTGGAACGATGCATTGAAACTGGCAAAGGAAAATCGAAATCCTGCATTTTCGCAAGTTATGCAACTGTAGGAGCAAATATAGCAACGTATACCGATACGAACCCTGAATCGAACGTCAAGTACAGAGTAAAGGCTTTTAACGGAACTGGAGATTCTGCCTATACTAATACTATTAAGCCATAA